A region of Geobacillus sp. 46C-IIa DNA encodes the following proteins:
- a CDS encoding sulfite oxidase produces the protein MTRARPYLLTRSVVPENQESPIWFLRNLRFVPERYVFRRNHFAYPLRLPDRLTVSGLVSFPLSLSLAELKAMPAKTITAVLECAGNQRAKFSPPPFGEQWEGGALSQGAWTGVPLREVLARAGVRPGAAEIVFVGADEGLRPDMDGVFSYARSLPLAKALHPGTMIAYAYNGAPLSLQRGYPLRLIVPGWYGMASVKWLAHIIVTDHPFTGPFQSIDYMYYPYPDRDDGKRPVTTIRVNSLIQFPLDRSIHRRGLLKMEGISWTGRGVITRVEVSLDGGRTWREAKVSRNDREPYAWVHWQWEWNADRPGDYEILVRATDSAGRTQPLHPLWNRKGYGYHAISRVRVQIT, from the coding sequence ATGACGAGAGCTCGTCCGTATTTGTTGACAAGGAGCGTTGTGCCAGAAAATCAAGAGTCGCCGATTTGGTTTTTGCGCAACTTGCGTTTCGTGCCGGAACGGTATGTGTTTCGCCGCAATCATTTCGCGTATCCGCTGCGTCTTCCCGATCGTTTGACAGTTAGCGGGCTTGTTTCGTTTCCGCTGTCCCTTTCGCTTGCCGAGTTGAAAGCGATGCCAGCCAAGACGATCACAGCGGTGCTCGAGTGTGCAGGAAACCAGCGGGCGAAGTTCTCCCCTCCCCCATTTGGGGAGCAATGGGAAGGAGGCGCATTGAGCCAAGGAGCTTGGACGGGCGTGCCGCTTCGCGAAGTGCTGGCGCGGGCTGGGGTGCGGCCGGGAGCGGCCGAGATTGTGTTTGTCGGTGCGGATGAGGGACTGCGCCCTGATATGGACGGCGTATTTTCGTATGCGCGCAGCTTGCCGCTGGCCAAAGCGCTGCATCCGGGTACGATGATTGCGTATGCGTACAACGGCGCGCCGCTTTCGCTTCAGCGCGGATATCCGCTCCGCCTGATCGTGCCTGGGTGGTACGGAATGGCGTCAGTCAAATGGCTCGCGCACATCATCGTCACCGACCACCCGTTTACCGGTCCGTTTCAATCCATCGACTATATGTATTATCCCTATCCGGATCGGGATGACGGCAAACGGCCAGTGACAACCATTCGTGTCAATTCGCTCATTCAGTTTCCGCTCGATCGCTCGATTCATCGGCGCGGCTTGCTAAAGATGGAAGGTATTTCCTGGACAGGACGGGGCGTCATTACTCGTGTCGAGGTGAGCCTCGATGGCGGGCGGACGTGGAGGGAAGCGAAAGTAAGCCGTAATGATCGTGAACCGTATGCATGGGTGCATTGGCAATGGGAATGGAACGCCGATCGCCCGGGAGACTACGAAATTTTGGTGCGGGCGACTGACTCAGCGGGACGAACGCAACCGCTGCATCCGCTTTGGAATCGGAAAGGATACGGCTATCACGCCATTTCGCGCGTGCGGGTGCAAATCACCTAA
- a CDS encoding AAA domain-containing protein — protein sequence MAGNHIKEIITQPDKKQFWEEFASECKERINNVNRLTNDLIEDEIVIPSNANHSLLKEDLHFIQERMKNNKSIGWFFQKITGRKYAYIFEQCKINGLPVRNSDDVTKLLKYLEREDLIKKLVLKWNRIMDENDGPKISADQKRLTSEVGELLNQLEMLLNWDKNVVEKFNEVLKEIKINEEPKWNSIDWFTKLQNGFSALNDKICWEKEHEFFDKVLTFLQKQQSIFNVHGSVEKLYEACKTRDVPLWKEVYNELLRLEALEEPYKQFNFLKKKLEEAAPHWCESLLSLGGKGEPLFPPDDIDKAWMWSQVNTWLKEIHSKPKMEDLEQELQREKEKESRLIKELVAESTWKSQVERTTKEQKRSLFAWLKVIQRIGKGTGKYVNVYRKEASKEMKVAKSAIPVWIMPIQRVIENIELTDDLFDVVIVDESSQSNLFSLSVLLRGKKAVIVGDDNQISPESVGTDISEVHDLIERYLYNIQNKLQFEMKTSLYDTASRVFDSKIILKEHFRCVPEIIQFSNDLMYGGMIDPLRLPLRSELLEPPVKAIRVEDGYRREDTRKVINEPEAEVIVNHIAECCQDEKYKGKTIGVISLQGHDQAKLIENLLREKIGEEEMINRKIICGDSYSFQGDERDVIFLSMVVAPNMRIGPMTKRSDYQRFNVAASRARDQMFLYHSVDLKHLNPECVRYRLLQYCLEPHRVQLEVNKVKEVFDSKFEEDVYRMIVARGYRVIPQVKVGSVGKRIDLVVEGMRSRLAVECDGDQWHGLDKWEDDIERQRVLERVGWTFWRVRGSQFYLDPEKAMSSLWEKLDEMGIYPIASNSELNSLDNL from the coding sequence GTGGCTGGAAATCATATTAAAGAGATCATTACCCAACCTGACAAAAAGCAGTTTTGGGAAGAGTTTGCGAGCGAATGTAAAGAAAGAATAAACAATGTTAACCGATTAACAAATGATTTAATTGAAGATGAAATCGTCATTCCTTCTAATGCCAATCACTCTCTCCTGAAAGAAGATTTACATTTTATTCAGGAGAGAATGAAAAATAACAAAAGTATAGGATGGTTTTTCCAAAAAATTACTGGCAGAAAATATGCTTACATTTTTGAACAATGCAAAATAAATGGACTGCCTGTTCGTAATTCAGACGATGTAACAAAGCTTTTAAAATATCTCGAACGAGAAGACCTGATTAAAAAGTTAGTATTGAAATGGAATCGGATAATGGACGAAAACGATGGACCAAAGATAAGTGCTGATCAAAAAAGGCTTACATCTGAAGTTGGTGAGCTATTGAATCAGCTGGAAATGCTTTTAAATTGGGATAAAAATGTGGTAGAGAAGTTTAATGAAGTTCTAAAAGAAATAAAAATTAACGAAGAACCAAAGTGGAATAGCATTGATTGGTTCACAAAACTACAAAACGGATTTTCTGCTTTAAATGATAAAATTTGCTGGGAAAAGGAACACGAGTTTTTCGATAAGGTTTTAACATTTTTACAAAAACAACAATCCATATTCAATGTACATGGATCTGTCGAAAAACTGTATGAGGCATGCAAAACAAGAGATGTTCCATTGTGGAAAGAAGTCTATAACGAGCTGTTACGTTTAGAGGCATTAGAAGAACCATACAAACAATTTAACTTCTTAAAGAAAAAATTAGAGGAAGCAGCTCCTCACTGGTGTGAGTCGCTCTTATCACTAGGAGGAAAAGGAGAACCATTATTCCCACCTGATGATATAGATAAGGCTTGGATGTGGAGTCAAGTCAATACATGGTTAAAAGAAATTCATTCTAAACCGAAAATGGAGGATTTAGAACAAGAACTTCAGCGGGAGAAGGAAAAAGAGTCAAGATTAATTAAGGAACTTGTAGCTGAATCAACTTGGAAATCACAAGTTGAACGAACGACAAAAGAGCAAAAAAGAAGCCTTTTTGCATGGTTAAAGGTGATTCAACGAATCGGAAAAGGAACTGGGAAGTATGTAAATGTTTATCGCAAAGAAGCAAGTAAAGAAATGAAAGTCGCAAAGAGCGCCATTCCAGTTTGGATTATGCCGATCCAAAGAGTCATCGAAAACATTGAATTAACAGATGATCTTTTTGATGTTGTTATTGTGGATGAAAGCAGTCAGAGTAATTTATTTTCTTTAAGTGTGTTATTACGAGGAAAGAAAGCAGTAATTGTAGGTGATGATAATCAAATTAGCCCTGAAAGTGTTGGAACTGATATCAGCGAGGTTCATGACTTAATCGAAAGATACCTTTACAATATTCAGAACAAATTACAATTTGAAATGAAAACGAGTCTATACGATACGGCAAGTCGGGTATTTGACAGCAAGATTATTTTGAAAGAGCACTTCCGTTGTGTGCCTGAAATTATCCAGTTCAGTAATGATTTAATGTATGGCGGCATGATTGATCCTTTAAGACTGCCTTTAAGAAGTGAATTACTTGAGCCGCCTGTAAAAGCAATACGAGTAGAGGACGGCTATCGTAGGGAAGATACTCGAAAAGTCATCAATGAACCGGAAGCAGAGGTAATTGTGAACCATATTGCTGAATGCTGTCAGGATGAAAAGTACAAAGGTAAAACTATTGGGGTTATTTCTCTCCAGGGACATGATCAAGCGAAGTTAATTGAAAATCTCCTTCGTGAAAAAATTGGCGAAGAAGAAATGATCAATCGAAAAATTATTTGCGGTGACTCATACTCCTTCCAAGGTGATGAACGCGATGTTATTTTCCTATCCATGGTTGTTGCTCCGAATATGAGGATTGGACCAATGACAAAACGTTCAGATTATCAGCGATTTAATGTCGCTGCAAGCCGTGCAAGAGATCAAATGTTTTTATATCACTCTGTTGACTTAAAACATTTAAATCCCGAATGTGTAAGATATAGACTATTGCAATATTGTCTTGAGCCCCATCGGGTACAATTGGAGGTAAATAAGGTAAAAGAAGTATTTGATTCAAAATTTGAAGAAGATGTGTATCGTATGATTGTTGCAAGAGGTTACCGCGTAATACCACAGGTCAAAGTAGGATCAGTTGGAAAAAGAATTGATCTCGTTGTAGAAGGAATGAGAAGCCGCTTGGCAGTTGAATGTGACGGGGATCAATGGCATGGACTTGATAAATGGGAAGACGATATTGAACGTCAACGAGTATTAGAACGTGTAGGCTGGACCTTCTGGCGGGTAAGAGGAAGCCAATTCTATTTAGATCCTGAAAAAGCTATGTCTTCGTTATGGGAGAAATTAGACGAAATGGGGATTTATCCAATAGCTTCAAATTCTGAATTAAACAGCTTAGATAATCTCTAA